One segment of Natronosalvus halobius DNA contains the following:
- a CDS encoding DUF7344 domain-containing protein gives MFTGLVQYRTITARGATHRSAVVHRSTLALDAGEYMPEDEPAIGDPDRVETAPLLASNSFYRALSERPRRRVLYYLLERDECSVDELADVLAGWETTTETMVAPDRRHQHELSLVHSHLPLLSEAGLVAYDSESGEVSLATVPEPAKALVRRAIEAETA, from the coding sequence GTGTTCACAGGTCTCGTACAGTACCGGACGATCACGGCACGCGGCGCGACCCATCGAAGCGCGGTCGTGCACCGATCCACGCTCGCACTCGACGCCGGTGAATACATGCCCGAAGACGAACCCGCGATAGGCGATCCGGACCGAGTCGAAACGGCACCGCTACTGGCCAGCAATTCGTTCTATCGGGCGCTCTCCGAACGCCCCCGTCGTCGCGTGCTCTACTACCTGCTCGAGCGAGACGAGTGTTCGGTCGACGAACTGGCGGACGTCCTCGCCGGGTGGGAGACGACGACCGAAACGATGGTCGCTCCCGACCGACGCCACCAGCACGAGCTCTCGCTAGTCCACAGCCATCTCCCGCTGCTCTCGGAGGCCGGGTTGGTGGCGTACGATTCCGAGAGCGGGGAGGTCTCGCTCGCGACCGTTCCGGAGCCGGCGAAGGCGCTCGTCCGTCGCGCGATCGAAGCCGAGACCGCGTAG
- a CDS encoding DICT sensory domain-containing protein encodes MLDTYLDAVEGRRKWLTVYSGADATDLSDRLAARNVTVVHRKLPPHGPSPFVTIYDGETFVGAIALETLEQLLEPPVVRPTDRTGLSEGYRALLEVLEETLFTALDHRQLLATSREIEDRAFRIGRGTLRVGFQRLSVFEQQVPLYRRLGEETDLEVYVYGRPDWEPPPLENVRYHRDEAGVLAPFWCLAFDGGEDPMQACALVARERESGFLGFWTYDPDLVGEILEALEAVE; translated from the coding sequence ATGCTCGATACGTACCTCGATGCGGTCGAAGGCCGACGCAAGTGGCTCACCGTCTACAGCGGCGCGGACGCGACGGACCTCTCGGATCGGCTCGCCGCGCGAAACGTGACGGTCGTCCACCGCAAACTGCCGCCTCACGGACCGTCGCCGTTCGTCACTATCTACGACGGAGAGACGTTCGTCGGTGCTATCGCCCTCGAGACACTGGAGCAACTGCTCGAACCACCGGTAGTCCGACCGACGGATCGGACGGGCCTGTCCGAGGGGTATCGCGCACTCCTCGAGGTGCTCGAGGAGACGCTGTTTACCGCCCTCGATCACCGACAGCTGCTGGCTACCAGCCGCGAAATCGAGGACCGGGCCTTCCGGATCGGCCGGGGGACGCTGCGCGTCGGCTTCCAGCGGCTGTCGGTCTTCGAACAGCAGGTGCCGCTGTACCGACGCCTCGGCGAGGAAACCGACCTCGAGGTGTACGTCTACGGTCGCCCGGACTGGGAGCCACCGCCGCTCGAGAACGTGCGCTACCACCGGGACGAAGCAGGCGTCCTCGCCCCGTTCTGGTGTCTGGCGTTCGACGGCGGCGAGGACCCGATGCAAGCGTGTGCGCTCGTGGCCCGCGAACGCGAGTCGGGGTTTCTCGGGTTCTGGACGTACGACCCCGACCTGGTCGGTGAGATTCTGGAGGCACTCGAGGCGGTTGAGTAG
- a CDS encoding phosphoglycerol geranylgeranyltransferase, which yields MTAPWADWNHILKLDPDKDLPEGVTYGDLCATGTDAIEVGGTMGMTEENMTAVIEACAEHDVPLYQEPSNPSVVVENDGLEGYLIPTVFNAGSPFWITGAHKEWVRLEGDLEWDRTYMEAYIVMNPEADVATLTEADCDLAEDDVAAYATIAEQMFGQEIVYVEYSGTYGEESVVEAAAESLEESALFYGGGIHDYDSAHRMATHADVIVVGNLAHDEGVDAVRETVKAANDA from the coding sequence ATGACTGCACCCTGGGCGGACTGGAACCACATCCTCAAACTCGACCCCGACAAGGACTTGCCCGAGGGCGTGACCTACGGCGACCTCTGTGCGACCGGCACCGACGCCATCGAGGTCGGCGGGACGATGGGGATGACGGAAGAGAACATGACGGCGGTCATCGAGGCCTGCGCCGAACACGACGTGCCCCTGTACCAAGAGCCGTCGAATCCGAGTGTCGTCGTCGAGAACGACGGCCTCGAGGGGTACCTCATCCCGACCGTCTTCAACGCCGGATCGCCGTTCTGGATCACCGGTGCTCACAAAGAGTGGGTCCGCCTGGAGGGCGACCTCGAGTGGGATCGAACGTACATGGAGGCCTACATCGTCATGAACCCCGAGGCGGACGTGGCGACGTTGACGGAGGCCGACTGCGACCTCGCAGAGGACGACGTGGCCGCCTACGCCACCATCGCCGAGCAGATGTTCGGCCAGGAGATCGTCTACGTCGAGTACTCGGGCACCTACGGCGAGGAGTCGGTCGTCGAGGCGGCCGCGGAGAGCCTCGAGGAGTCGGCGTTGTTCTACGGCGGCGGCATCCACGATTATGACTCGGCACACCGGATGGCCACCCACGCCGACGTGATCGTCGTTGGCAACCTCGCACACGACGAGGGGGTTGACGCGGTTCGCGAGACGGTGAAAGCGGCGAACGACGCCTGA
- a CDS encoding cytochrome P450, whose protein sequence is MAPSTHSTDRRPPGPDGLPYVGTQLSFLRRPYEFMTETAREYGDIVSWTDPIGPVYQLNHPDYIEHVLVANNQHYVKGSLFQNTLRPITGNGILNSEGAVWRRNRHLLQPAFHPDRIREYATMMTDIGLETTESWTDGETVPFHEEMSTLTLRIVARALFGVGIDDRLGVVSSALDDFMLASETLSHYILPPGIPTPSRRRIERARERLDSLIYDLIDERRANPTDNDVISKLLEVETEGGDHLSDEQIRDEVTTLLLAGHETTALSLTFTAYLLSTHPAVEGRLVEELETVLEGEPPTMADLEDLTYTERVVKESMRLYPPVPSIVREAVKPDLIGGYEIPPGATVQMHQWVVHRDPRWYDDPLAFRPERWTDEMRSALPKLAYFPFAAGPRRCIGDRFAMLEARLLLATIYQRHHLELVPGTELDLMATITARPRKEIPMTVRQR, encoded by the coding sequence ATGGCCCCATCGACGCACTCGACCGACCGCCGTCCACCCGGCCCCGACGGCCTCCCCTACGTCGGGACACAGCTCTCCTTTCTCCGCCGACCCTACGAATTTATGACCGAGACGGCCCGCGAGTACGGTGACATCGTCTCCTGGACCGATCCCATCGGCCCCGTCTATCAGCTCAACCATCCCGATTACATCGAGCACGTCCTGGTCGCGAACAACCAGCACTACGTCAAGGGAAGCCTGTTCCAGAACACCCTCCGACCGATCACCGGCAACGGCATCCTCAACAGCGAGGGCGCGGTCTGGCGACGCAACCGCCACCTCCTCCAGCCCGCGTTTCACCCGGATCGGATCCGGGAGTACGCGACGATGATGACCGACATCGGTCTCGAGACGACCGAATCCTGGACTGACGGCGAGACAGTCCCGTTCCACGAGGAGATGTCGACACTGACCCTCAGAATCGTCGCTCGCGCGCTCTTCGGCGTCGGCATCGACGACCGTCTCGGCGTCGTCTCCTCGGCGCTCGACGACTTCATGCTGGCTTCGGAGACCCTCTCACACTACATCCTGCCGCCGGGAATCCCGACGCCCTCGAGGCGGCGGATCGAGCGCGCACGCGAGCGCCTCGATTCGCTGATCTACGACCTCATCGACGAACGGCGAGCGAACCCGACCGACAACGACGTCATCTCGAAACTGCTCGAGGTCGAGACTGAGGGCGGCGACCACCTTTCGGACGAGCAGATCCGCGACGAGGTGACGACCCTCCTGCTCGCGGGCCACGAGACGACCGCGCTCTCGCTGACCTTCACGGCGTACTTGCTCTCGACCCATCCCGCCGTGGAGGGGCGACTGGTCGAGGAACTCGAGACCGTCCTGGAGGGCGAGCCGCCGACGATGGCCGACCTCGAGGACCTGACCTACACTGAGCGCGTCGTGAAGGAGTCGATGCGACTGTACCCGCCGGTTCCGAGCATCGTTCGCGAAGCGGTCAAGCCGGACCTGATCGGCGGGTACGAGATTCCGCCGGGGGCGACCGTCCAGATGCACCAGTGGGTCGTCCACCGGGACCCACGGTGGTACGACGATCCGCTGGCGTTTCGGCCCGAGCGCTGGACCGACGAGATGCGTTCGGCGTTACCGAAACTGGCCTACTTCCCGTTCGCCGCGGGACCACGCCGCTGTATCGGTGACCGGTTCGCAATGCTCGAGGCGCGACTCCTGTTGGCGACGATCTATCAACGTCACCATCTCGAGCTGGTCCCCGGTACCGAACTGGACCTGATGGCGACGATCACGGCGCGGCCCAGGAAGGAGATTCCGATGACGGTGCGCCAACGGTAA
- a CDS encoding cupin domain-containing protein, with translation MQPINKADLEWTEYDRGDARFRRKQLSEAADATDLGCSLYELPAGERSWPYHYHTGNEEALFVLDGEGTLRCEDGSVPLESGDFAAFPASEAGGHRIVNEGDQPLRYLLLSTMNEPDVTVYPEMRKIGVYAGSPPGGRDERSVHGYYRLEDEVEYWDDAA, from the coding sequence ATGCAACCGATCAACAAAGCCGACCTCGAGTGGACCGAGTACGACCGCGGCGACGCACGATTCCGCCGGAAACAGCTCTCGGAAGCCGCCGACGCCACCGACCTCGGCTGTAGCCTCTACGAACTCCCGGCGGGCGAGCGCTCGTGGCCGTACCACTATCACACCGGCAACGAGGAGGCGCTGTTCGTCCTGGACGGCGAGGGAACGCTCCGGTGTGAAGACGGGTCCGTCCCGCTCGAGTCGGGCGACTTCGCGGCGTTTCCAGCGAGCGAGGCGGGCGGCCATCGAATCGTCAACGAGGGCGACCAGCCGCTTCGGTACCTGCTACTCTCGACGATGAACGAGCCGGACGTGACGGTCTACCCCGAGATGAGAAAAATCGGCGTCTACGCCGGCTCTCCGCCGGGCGGGCGCGACGAACGGTCAGTCCACGGGTACTACCGGCTCGAAGACGAAGTCGAATACTGGGACGACGCAGCGTAG
- the aspS gene encoding aspartate--tRNA(Asn) ligase, protein MQDRTYTADAEPGDHVTVAGWVHEVRDLGGIAFLILRDTSGKIQIKFEKDEMDEDLVETGLDVARESVISVTGEVAEEPRAPTGVEITPEDLDVVAPADPQLPLDPSEKVDAELSTRLDNRTLDLRKDDVQAIFEIRAEILRAVREHFREVGCTEITTPKIVATGTEGGTELFPITYFGEEAFMNQSPQLFKQLMVGSGLERVFEIGPIFRAEEHNTPRHLNEATMIDFESAFIDHHEAMDVCEGTLKAAYQAVAENCEAQLSLLGYDDFEPLDEAFPRLTYEEAIERVNATGEVDEQLVWGDDLSTEAEKALGEDIGSHYFVTDWPSEIKPFYIQDHDDDPDLSKGFDLMHPRMELVSGGQREHRYENLVAGFEQQGLDPEQFDYYTKMFRYGMPPHAGWAYGVERVVMTMLGLENIREAVLFPRDRQRLSP, encoded by the coding sequence ATGCAGGACCGAACCTACACGGCAGACGCCGAGCCGGGCGACCACGTGACGGTCGCCGGCTGGGTCCACGAGGTGCGCGACCTCGGCGGAATCGCCTTCCTGATCCTCCGGGACACCTCGGGCAAGATCCAGATCAAGTTCGAGAAGGACGAGATGGACGAAGACCTCGTCGAGACCGGCCTCGACGTCGCCCGCGAGAGCGTCATCAGCGTCACCGGCGAGGTCGCCGAGGAGCCCCGCGCGCCAACGGGCGTCGAGATCACGCCCGAGGACCTCGATGTCGTCGCTCCCGCCGATCCGCAGCTCCCGCTCGATCCTTCCGAGAAGGTCGACGCGGAGCTGTCGACGCGCCTGGACAACCGGACGCTCGACCTCCGCAAGGACGACGTGCAGGCGATCTTCGAGATCCGCGCCGAGATTCTGCGGGCCGTCCGCGAGCACTTCCGCGAGGTCGGCTGTACCGAGATCACGACGCCGAAGATCGTCGCCACCGGGACCGAGGGCGGCACCGAACTCTTCCCCATCACGTACTTTGGCGAGGAGGCGTTCATGAACCAGAGCCCGCAGCTGTTCAAGCAGCTGATGGTCGGCTCCGGCCTCGAACGCGTCTTCGAGATCGGGCCCATCTTCCGCGCCGAGGAGCACAACACGCCCCGTCACCTCAACGAGGCGACGATGATCGACTTCGAGTCGGCGTTCATCGACCACCACGAGGCGATGGACGTCTGCGAGGGCACGCTCAAGGCCGCCTACCAGGCGGTCGCCGAGAACTGCGAAGCGCAGCTCTCCCTGCTCGGCTACGACGACTTCGAGCCGCTCGACGAGGCGTTCCCCCGCCTCACCTACGAGGAGGCCATCGAGCGCGTCAACGCGACCGGCGAGGTCGACGAGCAGCTGGTCTGGGGCGACGACCTCTCGACGGAGGCCGAGAAGGCACTCGGCGAGGACATCGGCAGCCACTACTTCGTCACCGACTGGCCTAGCGAGATCAAGCCGTTCTACATCCAGGACCACGACGACGACCCCGACCTCTCGAAGGGGTTCGACCTGATGCACCCACGGATGGAACTGGTCTCGGGCGGCCAGCGCGAGCACCGCTACGAGAACCTCGTCGCCGGCTTCGAACAGCAAGGCCTCGACCCCGAGCAGTTCGACTACTACACGAAGATGTTCCGCTACGGGATGCCGCCCCACGCCGGGTGGGCCTACGGCGTCGAGCGCGTCGTGATGACGATGCTGGGGCTCGAGAACATTCGAGAGGCTGTTCTCTTCCCGCGAGATCGGCAACGTCTGAGTCCGTAG
- a CDS encoding pantoate kinase, which translates to MREEATAFVPGHITGFFSAHPDDDPTKAGSRGAGLTLTDGVDVTVTRSDDPAISLEGEHVDIDPVYTVLETLEAPARVDIESSLPLGSGFGVSGATALGAAMAANHVFDRRLSYNELVTLAHGAEVQAGTGLGDVVAQAHGGIPIRLEPGAPAHNVLDAIPARARVEYISFGGLSTADVITGDTDVLSAAGQEALSLVVDEPTLTSFIYASRRFAREARLLTDEVRDVLEAVADVEGQASMAMLGNTVFALGTGLSDAGYEPSVCGTHSAGAVLK; encoded by the coding sequence ATGCGCGAGGAGGCGACGGCGTTCGTTCCCGGTCACATCACCGGATTTTTCAGCGCCCACCCGGACGACGACCCGACGAAAGCCGGCTCTCGAGGCGCCGGGCTGACGCTGACCGACGGCGTCGACGTGACCGTGACGCGGTCCGACGACCCGGCCATCTCCCTCGAGGGCGAGCACGTCGACATCGACCCCGTCTACACGGTGCTCGAGACGCTCGAGGCGCCGGCACGAGTCGACATCGAGTCCTCGCTCCCGCTCGGGTCCGGGTTCGGCGTCTCCGGGGCGACGGCGCTGGGTGCGGCGATGGCCGCCAACCACGTCTTCGACCGGCGGCTCTCGTACAACGAACTGGTGACGCTCGCCCACGGCGCGGAGGTTCAGGCCGGGACCGGACTCGGCGACGTCGTCGCCCAGGCCCACGGAGGAATTCCGATTCGGCTCGAACCGGGCGCACCAGCCCACAACGTCCTGGATGCGATTCCCGCACGGGCACGCGTGGAATATATCTCGTTCGGCGGGCTGTCGACGGCGGACGTCATCACGGGCGACACGGACGTACTGTCGGCGGCCGGGCAGGAGGCGCTCTCACTGGTCGTCGACGAACCGACGCTCACGTCGTTCATTTACGCCTCCAGGCGGTTCGCCCGCGAGGCGAGATTGCTCACCGACGAGGTGCGGGACGTGCTCGAGGCTGTCGCGGACGTCGAGGGCCAGGCGTCGATGGCGATGCTCGGCAACACGGTGTTCGCGCTCGGCACGGGCCTGTCGGATGCGGGCTACGAGCCGTCGGTGTGTGGGACCCACTCGGCCGGGGCCGTGTTGAAGTGA
- a CDS encoding DUF1508 domain-containing protein, translated as MSSFSDFHQNLFRLYEHYVGEPDSPKDVYGFWVFIAGYLLGAVGVIVFVVGYTGEVAQFEFRVSGVLAAIGLALCLFGIVLLLPVRRRGIQASVVGLVIALAGAASFGAVYPDHWYSYGRELTVEVVGLYATGIAIIAGVTALVPIVTGRKGMFVTEEGATEEPPIMTGDSLEGAQFAVFRDEEGDWKWHVLHLEALAESVTSAVTRPETESGIDNVKSQIGSAGLMELTTSAFRLHEDREGTWQWTLARDDGSVVGTCASEFDRRDDAEQSVSFLKDRGPGADVIEIDGAAFTYTERRDQWYWQLLDDDRRPLAESEEGYGSMDRAEAAAQTFAEQFDRARLLDIEHVGVELLQEADGWTWRFVDEADEELARATTDFETRRAAEDGVEALLSELESAAVTVASEPTYECYEVDDGWNWRLVDENEHVVADSPSVHGSEAATTEETTAFADHATAASVVEIDDAEYEIYPTQRTATTDGGELQPVDAADADNTETDDESTGTDEPAVTQDWHWRLVTEDREVIAASTEAHVGEDTAQDAIERVRQQASEAELIEFENAAFQVYEADSGEWRWRLIDEDGNVLADSGEEHTSRGDAAEAMMTLKEQAPEAELLEIDTAAFEIFTEDGEWGWRLIDEAGKMVAEDPASHPTRVAAKEAMERLLAHLDSSVRTMDDAIFQTYADQDWQWRFVLPSGETVAVSAEETSTRDELERAIDDVRQTAANGQPTTIGDVSVQLYGSGGGEWRWRLLDRERTIVTDATRTYDSRGRVMSAVKGLKARAVDAPIFTIDTAAIRLTDNGGWAWELIDSDREILASAVETERTKADAMSVVDEVRRRAPIAGRVDFDVASFELFADEDGRWRWRLIDENGRTVAVGSEGHASSESAQAALEDVRGLIANASILEIDSVSFELHRAEDGWVWRLIDTYGDVLAESTQSYEHRTDAREAMMAVKSHAPEGWITFTE; from the coding sequence ATGTCGTCTTTCAGTGACTTTCACCAAAATTTGTTTCGACTGTACGAACACTACGTCGGCGAGCCCGATTCGCCGAAGGACGTGTACGGATTCTGGGTGTTCATCGCCGGTTATCTCCTCGGCGCGGTCGGCGTCATCGTCTTCGTGGTCGGCTACACGGGGGAGGTCGCTCAGTTCGAGTTCCGCGTGTCGGGCGTCCTGGCCGCCATCGGCCTCGCGCTTTGCCTCTTCGGCATCGTACTCCTGTTACCCGTCCGAAGACGGGGGATTCAGGCGAGCGTCGTCGGCCTCGTCATCGCACTGGCGGGAGCCGCATCCTTCGGTGCCGTCTATCCCGACCACTGGTACTCATACGGCCGCGAGTTGACCGTCGAAGTCGTCGGCCTCTACGCGACCGGCATCGCGATCATCGCCGGCGTAACCGCCCTCGTCCCCATCGTGACGGGGCGCAAAGGGATGTTCGTCACGGAAGAGGGTGCAACCGAGGAGCCCCCGATCATGACCGGCGATTCCCTCGAGGGTGCCCAGTTCGCCGTCTTCCGCGACGAGGAAGGCGACTGGAAGTGGCACGTGCTCCACCTCGAGGCGCTCGCCGAGAGCGTGACCAGCGCGGTCACCCGCCCGGAGACGGAGTCGGGCATCGACAACGTCAAATCCCAGATCGGCTCGGCCGGACTGATGGAGCTGACGACCTCGGCGTTTCGCCTCCACGAGGACCGCGAGGGGACCTGGCAGTGGACGCTGGCTCGAGACGACGGGAGCGTCGTGGGAACCTGCGCGAGCGAGTTCGACCGACGCGACGACGCCGAACAGTCGGTGAGCTTCCTCAAAGACCGTGGCCCAGGTGCGGACGTGATCGAGATCGACGGCGCGGCCTTCACCTACACCGAACGGCGCGACCAGTGGTATTGGCAACTGCTCGACGACGATCGGCGTCCGCTTGCCGAGAGCGAGGAGGGCTACGGGTCGATGGATCGGGCCGAAGCGGCCGCCCAGACGTTCGCCGAGCAGTTCGATCGGGCGCGACTCCTCGACATCGAGCACGTCGGCGTCGAACTCCTCCAGGAGGCCGACGGCTGGACCTGGCGGTTCGTCGACGAGGCCGACGAGGAACTGGCTCGGGCGACGACCGACTTCGAGACCAGGCGTGCCGCTGAGGACGGCGTCGAGGCGCTCCTCTCGGAACTCGAGTCGGCGGCGGTGACCGTCGCGAGCGAGCCGACCTACGAGTGCTACGAGGTCGACGACGGCTGGAACTGGCGGCTGGTCGACGAGAACGAACACGTCGTCGCGGACAGCCCGTCAGTCCACGGGAGCGAAGCGGCGACCACCGAGGAGACCACCGCGTTCGCCGACCACGCGACGGCCGCGTCCGTCGTGGAGATCGACGACGCCGAGTACGAGATCTATCCGACCCAGCGAACGGCCACCACGGACGGTGGTGAACTGCAACCTGTGGACGCCGCCGACGCCGACAACACCGAGACCGACGACGAATCGACCGGCACCGACGAGCCGGCGGTGACTCAGGACTGGCACTGGCGCCTCGTCACGGAGGACCGAGAGGTCATCGCGGCCAGTACCGAGGCCCACGTCGGTGAGGACACTGCCCAGGACGCTATCGAGCGCGTCCGCCAGCAGGCCAGCGAGGCCGAGCTCATCGAGTTCGAGAACGCGGCGTTCCAGGTCTACGAGGCCGACTCCGGCGAGTGGCGCTGGCGGCTGATCGACGAGGACGGCAACGTGCTCGCCGACTCCGGCGAGGAACACACCTCCCGCGGGGACGCCGCGGAGGCCATGATGACGCTCAAGGAGCAGGCGCCCGAGGCCGAACTCCTCGAGATCGACACGGCCGCGTTCGAAATCTTCACCGAAGATGGCGAGTGGGGCTGGCGGCTGATCGACGAGGCCGGCAAGATGGTCGCAGAGGACCCAGCCAGCCACCCGACGCGAGTGGCGGCCAAAGAAGCCATGGAGCGCTTGCTCGCCCACCTCGACTCGAGCGTGCGGACCATGGACGACGCCATCTTCCAGACCTACGCCGACCAGGACTGGCAGTGGCGATTCGTGCTTCCGTCGGGCGAAACCGTCGCCGTATCCGCCGAGGAGACCTCGACCCGCGACGAACTCGAGCGGGCCATCGACGACGTTCGCCAGACGGCGGCGAACGGTCAGCCTACGACCATCGGCGACGTCTCCGTTCAGCTGTACGGCAGCGGGGGCGGCGAGTGGCGCTGGCGGCTCCTCGACCGCGAACGGACGATCGTCACCGACGCCACCCGGACGTACGACTCGCGCGGTCGCGTGATGTCCGCCGTCAAGGGCCTGAAAGCGCGCGCGGTCGACGCGCCGATCTTCACCATCGACACGGCAGCCATTCGGCTGACCGACAACGGCGGCTGGGCCTGGGAACTCATCGATTCCGATCGGGAGATACTCGCGAGCGCCGTCGAGACCGAGCGCACCAAGGCGGACGCGATGTCCGTCGTCGACGAGGTCAGGCGACGGGCACCCATTGCCGGTCGCGTCGACTTCGACGTCGCCTCCTTCGAACTGTTCGCCGACGAGGACGGGCGGTGGCGCTGGCGGCTGATCGACGAGAACGGACGCACCGTCGCGGTCGGATCGGAGGGCCACGCCTCGAGCGAGTCCGCCCAGGCGGCCCTCGAGGACGTTCGCGGGCTAATCGCGAACGCGAGCATCCTCGAGATCGACAGCGTTTCGTTCGAACTCCACCGCGCGGAGGACGGCTGGGTCTGGCGGCTGATCGACACCTACGGCGACGTGCTGGCCGAGAGCACCCAGAGCTACGAGCACCGGACGGACGCTCGGGAGGCGATGATGGCGGTGAAATCGCACGCACCCGAGGGCTGGATCACGTTCACCGAGTGA
- a CDS encoding NADPH:quinone reductase encodes MRAIRLETHGGPDVLEVVDADRPDPGSDELLLEVAAAGINPVDTYFRDGSYEPVSLPFTPGVDVSGTVVETGDAVEGFEPGDRVFGTGIGNATAQGSYAEYATIPTDRVVHLPDGVDATQAGAAGVATVTAWRALIDHAALDPAEYCLVHGGSGGVGHAAVQIAAAVSARVLTTASPDYHDALTDLGAETVLDYGREDLADAVLEASDGGVDAILDHRLDDYLQFDADVAATGARVVGIGENSPDPGFTNDGAARSKDVNYQFMSMFNTPDLRVPLRGVAHLLETGKLSIEIAETYGLEEAGEAQRAVMEDSVFGKLVIVP; translated from the coding sequence ATGCGCGCTATACGACTCGAAACCCACGGTGGACCGGACGTCCTCGAAGTAGTCGACGCCGACCGCCCCGACCCGGGAAGCGACGAACTCCTCCTCGAGGTCGCCGCAGCGGGCATCAACCCCGTCGACACCTACTTCCGAGATGGATCCTACGAACCAGTCTCCCTGCCGTTTACGCCGGGTGTGGACGTCTCGGGAACCGTCGTCGAGACCGGCGACGCCGTCGAGGGCTTCGAACCCGGCGACCGGGTCTTCGGAACCGGCATCGGCAACGCGACGGCCCAGGGGAGTTACGCCGAGTACGCCACGATTCCGACCGATCGCGTCGTCCACCTGCCCGACGGCGTCGACGCCACGCAGGCGGGCGCGGCCGGCGTCGCCACCGTTACCGCCTGGCGGGCCCTGATCGACCACGCCGCCCTCGACCCCGCCGAGTACTGCCTCGTTCACGGCGGCTCCGGCGGCGTCGGCCACGCCGCCGTCCAGATCGCTGCCGCGGTGAGCGCCCGCGTCCTCACGACCGCGAGCCCCGACTACCACGACGCCCTGACCGACCTCGGCGCCGAGACGGTCCTCGATTACGGTCGGGAGGACCTCGCCGATGCCGTCCTCGAGGCCAGCGACGGCGGCGTCGACGCGATTCTCGACCACCGCCTCGACGACTACCTTCAGTTCGACGCCGACGTAGCGGCGACCGGGGCACGGGTGGTCGGCATCGGGGAGAACAGCCCCGACCCCGGCTTCACGAACGATGGCGCCGCCCGGTCGAAGGACGTCAACTACCAGTTCATGAGTATGTTCAACACGCCCGACCTTCGCGTCCCGCTTCGCGGGGTCGCCCATCTCCTCGAGACGGGCAAGCTGTCGATCGAAATCGCCGAGACGTACGGACTCGAGGAGGCCGGCGAGGCTCAGCGGGCCGTAATGGAAGACAGCGTGTTCGGGAAGCTCGTGATCGTTCCGTAA
- a CDS encoding 4-phosphopantoate--beta-alanine ligase: MSDHETVPADVEDESEIPEDHPRYTDLVTRHRIERGVEKGITHIQGMHAEGRGSAFDYLLDEETIPSADDAERAAAAHLLLADRPVLSINGNVAALVPEEMVALAEVVDADLEVNLFNRTPERIDAITSHLREHGAEDVKGIEADALIPGLEHERAKVDADGIYAADVVLVPLEDGDRAEALDAMGKTEIVIDLNPLSRSPRVADVPIVDNIVRAVPNITAHARDLIDADEATLEAIVADFDREAALEAAEARIRNGF; encoded by the coding sequence GTGAGCGACCACGAGACCGTCCCGGCCGACGTCGAAGACGAGTCGGAGATCCCCGAGGACCACCCCCGGTATACCGACCTGGTGACCCGACACCGAATCGAACGCGGCGTCGAGAAGGGGATCACCCACATCCAGGGCATGCACGCCGAGGGCCGTGGGAGCGCGTTCGACTACCTCCTGGACGAGGAGACGATTCCGAGCGCCGACGACGCCGAACGAGCGGCCGCGGCCCACCTCCTGCTCGCTGACCGGCCGGTCCTCTCGATCAACGGGAACGTCGCCGCGCTCGTCCCCGAAGAGATGGTCGCGCTTGCCGAAGTCGTCGACGCCGACCTCGAGGTCAACCTCTTCAACCGGACGCCCGAGCGCATCGACGCCATCACCAGCCACCTCCGCGAGCACGGCGCCGAGGACGTCAAGGGAATCGAGGCGGACGCCCTCATTCCGGGTCTCGAGCACGAACGCGCGAAGGTCGACGCCGACGGGATCTACGCGGCCGACGTCGTCCTGGTCCCGCTCGAGGACGGAGACCGCGCGGAAGCCCTCGACGCGATGGGGAAGACGGAGATCGTCATCGACCTGAATCCGCTCTCCCGTTCACCGCGTGTGGCGGACGTCCCGATCGTCGACAACATCGTCCGGGCAGTGCCGAATATTACCGCTCACGCGAGGGATCTGATCGACGCCGACGAGGCGACACTCGAGGCCATCGTCGCCGACTTCGACAGAGAAGCGGCGCTCGAGGCTGCCGAAGCGCGGATTCGGAACGGTTTCTGA